CGGCCTCGAGTACGCGCGGCGGGCGATCGAGATCGAGATGAATTCCGCTTCGGACAACCCGATGGTCTTCGCGGGAGCCGGCGAGATCCTCTCGGGCGGGAACTTCCATGGAGCGCCGGTCGCGGCGCCTCTCGACCTGGCCGCGATCGTCCTGACCGATCTCGCCTCGATCTCGGAGCGGCGGCTCGAAAAGCTGGTGAACCCGTCGCTCTCGGGGCTCCCCGGATTCCTGACGGAAGAGGGGGGCGTGCAGTCGGGGTTCATGCTCGCCCAGGTCACCGCGGCCGCGCTCACGTCGGAGTGCAAGGTGCTCTCGCATCCGGCGTCCGTGGATTCGATTCCGACGGGCGCGGCGAAGGAAGACCACGTGTCGATGTCGCCGATCTCCGCCCGAAAGCTCGCCGCGGTCGTCGAGAACGTGACGCGCGTCCTCGCGATCGAGATCCTCGCCGCATGCCAGGCGCTCGACTTCCTGAAACCCCTGAAGAGCTCCCCCGCCATCGAGGAAACGCGCCGGATCGTTCGCCGGAAGGTTCGGACGTGGACCTCGGACCGTTTCATCGCGCCGGATCTCGAAGCGGGAGCCCGGCTCGTCGAGACCGCCTTTTCCGGGATCCTCGCGCGGCTGGAGTGATGTCGGAAAACCTCCTCGACCGCAAGCGCGAGGCGATCGCCTCGTTCGTGGAGTTCGCCGACGGAGGACCGTCGCCCCGCTGGCCCCTCGAGATCTACCTCGAGATCAGCAACGTCTGCGATCTCCGCTGCGTCATGTGCACCCGCTTCTCGGCGTTCAACCCGGCGAGGAAACAGGCGATCTGGGACGTCGATCCCGGGTTCCTCGACGCGAGCGGCGCGGCGGAGACGCTCCGGCCGCTGCTGGAGCGGGCCCTCGTCGTGCACGCCTTCGGCTACGGCGAGCCGACGATCCATCCCGACTTCCCCGGCTTCCTGTCTCATCTCTCGCAGTTCGAGGTGCTGATCGACTTCTTCACGAACGGCATGCACCTGACCGACGAGCTCGCCCGCCTCCTCGTCGACCGCGCGATCCATCACCTCACCGTCAGTTTCTCCGGGAGCACGGCGGCCGAATACGAGTCGGTCTACCAGGGAGGGAACTTCGAGAAGGTCCTCGCCGGGCTCGATCGGGTTCGCGAAGCGAAGCGCGCGGCGGGAAAGGCCTTCCCGGGGGTACGGTTGAACTCCGTGACCTTCGATCACCACGTCCGCTCGCTGGACCGCTTCGTCGAACTCGCGGCCGCGCACGGCGTCGAGAGCGTCGAACTGACGCGGCTCCTCGAACACACCGCCGTGGTCCCGCAGCTCGGAGGGCACGCGGCGAACCTTCGTTCGCCGGAGATCCGCGACGCGATCGGCCGCGGGAAGGAGGCCGCGGCTCGCCTCGGGATCGAGCTCGCGCTCCATCCGATGATCGAGGCGGAGCTCGCTCTCCCCGAGGAAGGCGGGGCGCCGGGCGGTCCGCCCGATCGCCTTCCGCTGGAGGAGTTCCCCGCCGCGGCCCGGGCCCTGCCGGTGTTTCCCCCGTCGCGGGAGAACGGGCCGATCGCTTCGGCCGTGGATCTCGACCGGTGGGGGATCGACGAGATCCGGCGGCGCCTGCGCGTCCGGGAGTACGCGCAGGGAGAGGCTCCGTTCTACTGTCTCGAGCCGTTCAAGACCTTCTACCTGCGGCGCGGCGGCCAGGTGAAGACCTGTTGCTACATGAACGACGAGGCGCCCGGGCTCGGCGACATCCGCCGTTGGAGCGGCGAGCAGATCTGGTCGGGCGCGGCGTACGAGGTCTTCCGCGGGGCGGTCCGCAACGGCCAGTACCCGATGCTCGCGTGCGAGCACTGCCTCGAGCGGCGGCAGGCTCCCGGAAGCCACGGAGTCGACCAGATGCTCCGCGACTACGCCTCCTGGCATCCGAAAGCGAAGGGACGGCCGTTCGACGAGCGAACGATCGGAAATCTCGCGACGGCGTGGGGATCGAAGATCGTCGCGCGATCGTTCGATCGCGGATCGCGCGCCGCGACGGCTCCCGGAGCGGGGGAGCGGGTCGCCAAGGTTCTCGCGCGGCTTTCGGAGGACCCGCTCTGGTGGTCGCTCGTCGAAGGGTGGGTCGATCACGCCTCCGCGGCGGGGGTCGCGGGATGGGTCTATTCGCCGCCGTTTTCCGATCTGCGCTTTCCGGTCACGGTGTGGGCGGGCGATCGGAAGCTCGCCGAGGGGATCGCGGACATGCTCCGCGCCGATCTCGCCGAAGGGGAAAAGGGGGACGGCCGGTACGGATTCGCGTTCCCGATGCCGTTGACGGAAGCCGAGGCGCGCGCCGTGCGTGTCGAGCTCGGCAACACCGGATGCGTGCTCGAGAGGATCCCCGCGCTCCAGGGGGAACGCACGAGCCGGCCGCCGGCGGATCCCGTCGCGGCGGCGAACGATACACGGTAGCCATCCCTCGCCGGGCAGCCCGACTCCACGGAAACGGCGAGCATTCCGTACACCCATCGTGTTACACGCGACGAGTGCGATCGATTTCGCCGGTTGATCCAGCTGGATCACGCCGGACGCCCTTCGCGAGAGGAGAATCGCCGTATGCGCGCGGCCAATCGACGAAGCAATTTTCGGATAGCGCCCGGTAGGACACGGGTCGAATGAAGAGAGCCGCTCGCCTCGGCGCCGTCCTTTGCCTTCTCCTTCCGGTTCTCCCAAGCCGGACTGCCTCCGCCGGACGCGCGTGGACGGAAAGCGGCCCGTCCGGCGCGGCTGCGCTGGCGGTCGATCCCGCCGATCCGCGGAGGGTGTTTGCGGCGGTTCCGTCCCGCGATGGGGCGGCAGCGGAAATCTTCGTAAGCCCCGACGCCGGCGCGACCTGGCGGGACGTCGGTCTGGCGGCCTTCTCGCTCACGAAGATGGCGGCAGCGCCGTCGGGAGTGATCTACGCCGCGGGATTCGAGGCCGAATCGGGGGAATTCAGCTTGCCGGTCGCGGCGATCTGGAAGTCCGTCGATTCGGGGGTGAGCTGGCGTGCGGCATACCGATCCCGATTCTGCAGCAATGCGGAAATCTTGGCCGCGAGCCCCATCGATGCATCGTTCGTGTACGCCGGCGTCAACATTGTCTGCCACGGGTTCGGAGGCGCTCTTATGAAATCCGACGATGGGGGCGCGACATGGAATGACGTCTCGCCTCCGCTTCCGCCCGATCCGCCGCTCGAAGACTTTCAGCCGGTCGCGGGCCTGGCTGTCGCGCCGAGCGATCCGGGGGTGCTCTATCTCCTCCAGGGCGCGGGTTGGCGAAGCGACGACGCCGGGGCGAACTGGATGCCGCTGGCCATTCCGGGCGATGCGTTCGGCAGCGGCTCCGGATTCGACGCGCTCGCGGTCGACGCCGGTTCTCCGTCACGAGTGTATTCGAGCGATGGGCATCAGGTGTTTCGAAGCCTCGATTCCGGATCGACGTGGCAGGCGACGCCGCTTTCCGGCGACATCCGGCAGCTCCTGACGGATCCGACGGTTGCCGATGTCGTCGTCGCAAGATCGGAAACGGAAGTCTTCGTTTCGTCCGACGGGGGAACGACGTGGCGGGCGCTCCCTCCCATCGGCGTCACGATCGACGACCTCGCGGTCGGCGGCGGAGAGATCTACGCCGCGACCGGCATGGGCGTGTTCACGTTCCACGACGTCCGGGTGATTCCCTCGGCTCCCGACCAGCCGGCGCCGGCGACGCGGCGTCTCGCTGCCGGTCCATCGGCGGGGGAGCGGTGAGGGTGGAGTGTTCCCCGTTTCCGCACTCGTTCACTCGATGATCGCGGCGTGGGCGTCGTATATCGAGGCATGAAAATCAGGAGCTCGGTCTTCCTCGCGATGATCTTCATCGGCGCCGCGCCGCTCCTCGGAGCCGCTCCGTCGGATGCCTGGCTTCCGACGGCGCTCACGGTTCCGGTCCAGGACGTTGCGATCGCCCCTTCCGACAGCCGGGTCATGGTGGCCGTCGGTTACGGATCCCTCGATCTTTTCCGCACGGTCGATCGCGGAGCCTCCTGGACGGCGATGGCATTCCCGCGCAGCGAGATCCTCGAAGGGGGAGAGACGGGGCTCGTCCTCGTCCGGGGTGTCGCGATCGACCCCCGGGATGCCGCCGTGATCGAGGTCGCGGCGATCATCGAGCCCCCCGCGACTCCGCAGATTCGACCGGATCTCGGAGCGGTGTATCGCACCCGCGACGGCGGAGCGACGTGGGAGATCGCCGGAAACACGATCTTCCCGCACCTGATCGAGCAGGTGATCTTCGCGCCCGGCGACCCTTCCTTTCTGTACGCGGCTGGCGCGGAACGGGGGACGTTCGGCGTCTACCGAAGCCGGGACCTCGGCG
This genomic interval from Thermoanaerobaculia bacterium contains the following:
- a CDS encoding radical SAM/SPASM domain-containing protein, with product MSENLLDRKREAIASFVEFADGGPSPRWPLEIYLEISNVCDLRCVMCTRFSAFNPARKQAIWDVDPGFLDASGAAETLRPLLERALVVHAFGYGEPTIHPDFPGFLSHLSQFEVLIDFFTNGMHLTDELARLLVDRAIHHLTVSFSGSTAAEYESVYQGGNFEKVLAGLDRVREAKRAAGKAFPGVRLNSVTFDHHVRSLDRFVELAAAHGVESVELTRLLEHTAVVPQLGGHAANLRSPEIRDAIGRGKEAAARLGIELALHPMIEAELALPEEGGAPGGPPDRLPLEEFPAAARALPVFPPSRENGPIASAVDLDRWGIDEIRRRLRVREYAQGEAPFYCLEPFKTFYLRRGGQVKTCCYMNDEAPGLGDIRRWSGEQIWSGAAYEVFRGAVRNGQYPMLACEHCLERRQAPGSHGVDQMLRDYASWHPKAKGRPFDERTIGNLATAWGSKIVARSFDRGSRAATAPGAGERVAKVLARLSEDPLWWSLVEGWVDHASAAGVAGWVYSPPFSDLRFPVTVWAGDRKLAEGIADMLRADLAEGEKGDGRYGFAFPMPLTEAEARAVRVELGNTGCVLERIPALQGERTSRPPADPVAAANDTR
- a CDS encoding aromatic amino acid lyase; its protein translation is AARLRPVELGPKEGLALVNGVQMTCAVGGLALARALRLVRIADLAGAMSLDASRGSDTAFDRRILAARRHPGAIASAANLRKLMAGSAIRESHRNCGRVQDNYALRCMPQVHGAVRDGLEYARRAIEIEMNSASDNPMVFAGAGEILSGGNFHGAPVAAPLDLAAIVLTDLASISERRLEKLVNPSLSGLPGFLTEEGGVQSGFMLAQVTAAALTSECKVLSHPASVDSIPTGAAKEDHVSMSPISARKLAAVVENVTRVLAIEILAACQALDFLKPLKSSPAIEETRRIVRRKVRTWTSDRFIAPDLEAGARLVETAFSGILARLE